Proteins encoded by one window of Dokdonella sp.:
- the nuoE gene encoding NADH-quinone oxidoreductase subunit NuoE, translating to MKATGTFNEIKDVDPMVVLNEHTRHHIEHWKAKFPPDRKRSALIQSLFAAQEQNGGFLTDELIVAVAKYLDLPQVWAFEVASFYSMFETKPVGRNNVAICTNISCWLNGAEDLVRHCEKKLGTKLGESTADGRIYLKKEEECLAACCGAPMMVVNGHYHEKLDTAKVDEILDALK from the coding sequence ATGAAAGCGACTGGCACCTTCAACGAGATCAAGGACGTCGACCCGATGGTCGTGCTCAACGAGCACACGCGCCATCACATCGAGCACTGGAAAGCGAAATTCCCGCCCGACCGCAAGCGCTCGGCGCTGATCCAGTCGCTGTTTGCAGCGCAGGAGCAGAACGGCGGCTTCCTGACCGATGAGTTGATCGTCGCGGTGGCGAAGTACCTCGACCTGCCACAGGTGTGGGCGTTCGAGGTGGCGAGTTTCTACTCGATGTTCGAGACGAAACCAGTCGGCCGCAACAACGTCGCGATCTGCACGAACATTTCCTGCTGGCTCAACGGCGCCGAGGACCTCGTGCGCCATTGCGAGAAGAAGCTCGGCACGAAGCTCGGCGAATCCACCGCGGACGGGCGCATCTATCTAAAGAAGGAAGAGGAATGCCTCGCCGCTTGCTGTGGCGCGCCGATGATGGTCGTCAACGGTCACTACCACGAGAAGCTCGACACCGCGAAGGTCGACGAGATTCTCGACGCCCTGAAATGA
- the secG gene encoding preprotein translocase subunit SecG, with translation MLSIIAQVFYVLIAAAMITLILMQRGAGANAGSGFGGGASATVFGARGSANFLSRSTAVLATLFFLLSLGMGIFHGRPGAVGVTSDDLGVMSGVSVQQPAPASGEVPAATPVAEPAADAPAPVPADLAQPAAEAGQPADVPKPEEKGKDGA, from the coding sequence ATGCTTTCGATCATTGCCCAGGTTTTCTACGTGCTGATCGCAGCCGCGATGATCACGCTGATCCTCATGCAGCGTGGTGCCGGTGCCAATGCAGGCTCCGGGTTCGGTGGCGGCGCGTCGGCGACCGTCTTCGGTGCGCGCGGTTCGGCGAACTTCCTTTCGCGCAGCACGGCGGTCCTTGCCACTTTGTTCTTCCTGCTCAGCCTCGGCATGGGCATTTTCCACGGTCGCCCGGGTGCCGTCGGCGTCACTTCCGACGACCTTGGCGTGATGTCCGGCGTTTCGGTGCAGCAGCCTGCACCCGCGTCCGGTGAAGTCCCGGCGGCGACGCCGGTGGCGGAGCCGGCTGCGGACGCCCCGGCCCCGGTGCCCGCCGATCTGGCGCAACCGGCCGCCGAGGCAGGCCAGCCGGCCGACGTGCCGAAGCCCGAGGAGAAGGGGAAGGACGGAGCTTGA
- a CDS encoding NADH-quinone oxidoreductase subunit A: protein MLTEYFPVLLFLSVAAVIGVALLVLGNLFGPKKPAAEKAAPYECGFEAFEDARMKFDVRYYLIAILFIIFDLEIAFVIPWAVVFDSLGLFGLIEMGVFVGLLVLGFVYVWKKGALEWE, encoded by the coding sequence GTGCTGACCGAGTATTTTCCGGTACTGCTGTTCCTCTCGGTGGCAGCCGTGATCGGCGTGGCCCTGCTGGTTCTCGGCAACCTGTTCGGGCCGAAGAAGCCGGCTGCAGAGAAGGCCGCGCCCTACGAGTGCGGCTTCGAGGCGTTCGAGGACGCGCGCATGAAGTTCGATGTGCGCTACTACCTGATCGCCATCCTGTTCATCATCTTCGATCTCGAAATCGCCTTCGTCATCCCGTGGGCGGTCGTCTTCGACAGCCTCGGCCTGTTCGGCCTGATCGAGATGGGCGTGTTCGTCGGGCTGCTCGTGCTCGGCTTCGTCTACGTCTGGAAGAAGGGAGCGCTCGAATGGGAATGA
- the nuoF gene encoding NADH-quinone oxidoreductase subunit NuoF produces MAYGPAPQAHQVVYTTLHHDKPWSLENYLATGGWQAWKKILAEKPDPATIVEEVKKSGLRGRGGAGFPTGLKWSFMPKGAMQKYILCNSDESEPGTCKDRDILRFNPHAVLEGLAIACYATGSTVAYNYMRGEFHHEPFEHIEEALREAYAAGLLGKDIQGSGIDVDIHNALGAGAYICGEETALMESLEGKKGQPRFKPPFPANFGLYGKPTTINNTETYASVPAILRNGGEWFLNLGKPNNGGPKIFSVSGHVNRPGNYEIRLGTPFAELLEMAGGVRNGHKLKAVIPGGSSMPVLPGETMMGLTMDYDAIQKAGSGLGSGAVIVMDETTCMVRACQRIARFYFAESCGQCTPCREGTGWMYRMLTRIVEGKAEVGDLDMLKAAAGQIEGHTICAFGEAAAWPVQGFLRHYWHEFEYFIANGRSMVDARLEAVA; encoded by the coding sequence ATGGCATACGGTCCAGCACCCCAGGCACACCAGGTCGTCTATACGACGCTCCACCACGACAAGCCGTGGTCGCTCGAGAACTATCTCGCGACCGGCGGCTGGCAGGCGTGGAAGAAGATCCTTGCCGAGAAGCCCGATCCGGCGACGATCGTCGAGGAAGTGAAGAAGAGCGGCCTGCGCGGTCGCGGTGGCGCCGGCTTCCCGACCGGGCTCAAGTGGTCGTTCATGCCGAAGGGTGCCATGCAAAAGTACATCCTCTGCAATTCGGACGAATCCGAGCCAGGCACCTGCAAGGACCGCGACATCCTGCGCTTCAATCCGCACGCCGTGCTCGAGGGGCTGGCCATTGCCTGCTACGCGACCGGCTCGACGGTCGCCTACAACTACATGCGCGGCGAGTTCCATCACGAGCCATTCGAACACATCGAGGAAGCGTTGCGGGAGGCCTACGCGGCCGGCCTGCTCGGCAAGGACATCCAAGGCAGCGGCATCGATGTCGACATCCACAATGCGCTCGGCGCCGGCGCCTACATCTGCGGAGAGGAAACCGCGTTGATGGAGTCGCTGGAGGGCAAGAAGGGCCAGCCGCGCTTCAAGCCGCCGTTTCCGGCCAATTTCGGCCTGTATGGCAAGCCGACCACGATCAACAACACCGAAACCTACGCTTCGGTGCCGGCGATCCTGCGCAATGGCGGCGAGTGGTTCCTCAATCTTGGCAAGCCCAACAACGGCGGCCCGAAGATCTTCTCGGTATCCGGTCACGTCAACCGGCCCGGCAACTACGAGATCCGCCTCGGCACGCCGTTCGCCGAACTGCTCGAGATGGCCGGTGGCGTGCGCAATGGTCACAAGCTCAAGGCGGTGATCCCGGGTGGCTCGTCGATGCCGGTGCTGCCCGGCGAAACGATGATGGGCCTGACCATGGATTACGACGCGATCCAGAAGGCCGGCTCCGGACTCGGTTCGGGTGCGGTCATCGTCATGGACGAAACCACCTGCATGGTGCGCGCCTGCCAGCGCATCGCGCGCTTCTACTTTGCCGAATCCTGCGGGCAATGCACGCCGTGTCGCGAAGGCACTGGCTGGATGTACCGCATGCTCACGCGCATCGTCGAAGGCAAGGCTGAGGTCGGTGATCTCGACATGCTCAAGGCCGCTGCCGGCCAGATCGAGGGGCACACGATCTGCGCCTTCGGTGAAGCCGCCGCCTGGCCGGTGCAGGGATTCCTGCGTCACTACTGGCACGAGTTCGAATACTTCATTGCCAACGGACGCTCGATGGTTGATGCACGGCTGGAGGCAGTCGCATGA
- a CDS encoding NADH-quinone oxidoreductase subunit C: MTATPSPFAQKLEATLGQRLVSLVERLGETTIEVLPENWLAVARSLRDDPALRFDVIIDVCGVDYLGYGEGEWDTSDVSSEGFSRGVEGAGPGRFRWEDRPRPAAIPRRFAVVVHLLSIEHNQRLRLRAFCTDDDLPVLPSLVEVWPGANWFEREAFDLFGIVFEGHPDLRRILTDYGFVGHAFRKDFPLIGNVEMRYDPDKRRVVYEPVSIEPRVLVPRTLRGDSRYEQANAEREAGK, translated from the coding sequence ATGACAGCAACCCCATCCCCGTTCGCGCAGAAGCTCGAAGCCACGCTGGGCCAGCGCCTCGTGTCGCTCGTCGAACGCCTTGGCGAGACGACGATCGAGGTGCTGCCGGAGAACTGGCTCGCCGTCGCGCGCAGCTTGCGCGACGATCCCGCCTTGCGCTTCGACGTCATCATCGACGTCTGCGGCGTCGACTACCTTGGCTATGGCGAGGGTGAGTGGGACACCAGTGACGTCTCCTCGGAAGGCTTCTCGCGCGGCGTCGAGGGCGCCGGGCCGGGTCGCTTCCGCTGGGAGGATCGTCCGCGCCCCGCTGCGATCCCGCGCCGTTTCGCCGTCGTTGTCCACCTGCTGTCGATCGAACACAACCAACGCCTGCGCCTGCGCGCATTCTGTACCGACGACGACCTGCCCGTGCTGCCCTCGCTGGTCGAGGTGTGGCCCGGGGCCAACTGGTTCGAGCGCGAAGCGTTCGACCTCTTTGGCATCGTCTTCGAGGGTCATCCGGACCTGCGCCGCATCCTCACCGATTACGGTTTCGTCGGGCACGCCTTCCGCAAGGATTTCCCGCTGATCGGCAACGTCGAGATGCGCTACGACCCCGACAAGCGGCGCGTCGTTTACGAGCCCGTGTCGATCGAACCGCGCGTGCTCGTGCCGCGCACGCTGCGCGGGGATTCGCGCTACGAACAGGCCAACGCCGAACGCGAGGCGGGGAAATAA
- a CDS encoding NADH-quinone oxidoreductase subunit D: MNFGPQHPAAHGVLRLVLEMDGETVMRADPHVGLLHRGTEKLAESKPFNQSIGYMDRLDYVSMMCNEHAYVRAIEALLGIEVPERAQWIRTMFDEITRILNHLMWLGSNGLDLGAMAVFLYAFREREELMDCYEAVSGARMHAAYYRPGGVYRDLPAQMPKYRESRWHKGDDLKRMNAWREGSMLDYLEQFCADFPAKIDEYEDLLTGNRIWKQRTVDIGIVSPELARAWGMSGPMLRGSGIAWDLRKKQPYAKYAEVDFDIPVGSNGDCYDRYLVRVAEMRESNRIIQQCVKWLRANPGPVIVQNYKVAPPKREEMKDDMEALIHHFKLFSEGYSVPAGEVYAAVEAPKGEFGCYLVSDGANKPFRVKLRAPGFAHLSSMDAVVRGHMLADVVAMIGTYDVVFGEIDR, encoded by the coding sequence ATGAACTTCGGACCGCAGCATCCCGCTGCACACGGCGTGCTGCGCCTCGTGCTCGAGATGGACGGCGAGACGGTGATGCGTGCCGACCCACACGTCGGCCTCCTGCACCGTGGCACCGAGAAGCTCGCCGAGTCCAAGCCGTTCAACCAGTCGATCGGCTACATGGATCGGCTCGACTACGTGTCGATGATGTGCAACGAACACGCCTACGTGCGCGCCATCGAGGCGTTGCTCGGCATCGAGGTGCCCGAGCGCGCGCAGTGGATCCGCACGATGTTCGACGAGATCACGCGCATCCTGAACCACCTCATGTGGCTCGGTTCGAATGGGCTCGATCTTGGCGCGATGGCGGTGTTCCTGTACGCGTTCCGCGAGCGCGAGGAACTGATGGACTGCTACGAGGCGGTCAGCGGCGCACGCATGCATGCGGCCTACTACCGACCGGGTGGCGTCTATCGCGACCTGCCGGCGCAGATGCCGAAGTACCGTGAATCGCGCTGGCACAAGGGTGACGACCTCAAGCGCATGAACGCCTGGCGCGAAGGCTCGATGCTCGACTACCTCGAACAGTTCTGTGCCGATTTCCCGGCCAAGATCGACGAGTACGAGGATCTGCTGACGGGCAACCGCATCTGGAAGCAGCGTACCGTCGACATCGGCATCGTTTCGCCGGAACTGGCCCGTGCCTGGGGCATGAGCGGGCCGATGCTGCGTGGTTCCGGCATCGCCTGGGACCTGCGCAAGAAGCAGCCGTACGCGAAGTATGCCGAAGTCGACTTCGACATCCCGGTCGGCAGCAACGGCGACTGCTACGACCGTTACCTGGTGCGCGTCGCCGAGATGCGCGAGTCCAACCGCATCATCCAGCAGTGCGTGAAGTGGTTGCGTGCGAACCCGGGCCCGGTGATCGTGCAGAACTACAAGGTCGCTCCGCCGAAGCGCGAAGAGATGAAGGATGACATGGAAGCCCTCATCCATCATTTCAAACTGTTCAGCGAAGGCTACAGCGTGCCGGCTGGCGAGGTGTATGCCGCGGTCGAGGCGCCGAAGGGCGAATTTGGCTGCTACCTTGTCTCCGACGGCGCCAACAAGCCGTTTCGCGTCAAGCTGCGTGCGCCCGGCTTCGCCCACCTGTCGTCGATGGATGCGGTCGTGCGTGGCCACATGCTCGCCGACGTCGTGGCAATGATCGGCACCTACGACGTCGTGTTCGGGGAGATCGACCGATGA
- the tpiA gene encoding triose-phosphate isomerase: MRRKLVAGNWKMHGSRAMARELVDALVPAATGTVEVVVLPPFPYLAGLVEAHAGAALAFGGQDLSEHAQGAYTGEVSAAMLADIGCRYVLVGHSERRQYHAETDVVVARKFMAAQAAGLVPVLCVGELLEHREAGRTEAVVGAQVEAVIAAAGVAAFAHAVVAYEPVWAIGTGRTATPDQAQEVHAFLRGKISALDATIADSLRILYGGSVKAANAGELFARPDIDGGLIGGASLVAADFLAIVDAARNAAL, encoded by the coding sequence ATGCGCCGCAAGCTGGTCGCCGGAAACTGGAAGATGCACGGATCGCGCGCGATGGCGCGCGAACTGGTCGACGCGCTCGTGCCGGCTGCGACCGGCACGGTAGAGGTCGTCGTGCTGCCGCCGTTCCCGTATCTCGCCGGTCTCGTCGAGGCGCATGCCGGCGCGGCGCTCGCCTTCGGCGGCCAGGATCTCAGCGAGCATGCGCAGGGCGCGTACACCGGCGAGGTTTCTGCCGCGATGCTGGCCGACATCGGCTGCCGCTACGTGCTGGTCGGGCATTCCGAGCGCCGCCAGTACCACGCCGAAACCGATGTCGTGGTCGCACGCAAGTTCATGGCCGCACAGGCGGCCGGGCTGGTCCCGGTACTGTGCGTCGGCGAGCTGCTCGAACACCGCGAGGCCGGTCGGACCGAGGCCGTGGTCGGCGCCCAGGTCGAGGCGGTCATCGCTGCGGCCGGCGTCGCCGCCTTCGCCCATGCCGTGGTCGCCTACGAGCCGGTGTGGGCGATCGGCACCGGCCGTACGGCCACGCCGGACCAGGCTCAGGAGGTCCATGCCTTCCTGCGTGGAAAAATTTCGGCGCTCGATGCTACAATCGCCGACTCGCTGCGCATCCTCTACGGTGGCAGCGTGAAGGCCGCCAATGCCGGCGAGCTGTTCGCGAGGCCCGACATCGATGGCGGGCTGATCGGCGGCGCTTCGCTGGTGGCGGCCGATTTCTTGGCGATCGTCGATGCGGCTCGGAACGCCGCGCTTTAA
- the nuoG gene encoding NADH-quinone oxidoreductase subunit NuoG, which translates to MSAQPVNPNTPPDHVAIEINGTPTFAPKGSMIIQAADRLGIAIPRFCYHEKLPIAANCRMCMVEVEMGGRPMPKPQPACATPVADGMKIFTQSQRALSAQRNVMEFLLINHPLDCPICDQGGECELQDLSVGYGRSVSRFAERKRTIPDEDLGPLVETEMTRCIQCTRCVRVMAEVAGTYELGGMERGERLQIGTWVGKPLMSELSGNVIDVCPVGALTNKVFRFRARPWELIARESIGYHDALGSNLWLHTRRGEVLRTVPRDNEAINECWLSDRDRYSHQGLDSDDRARKPLVKRNGAWCEVEWDEALRAASDALRAVPTGDLGVLVHGATSTEEGALLRRLAHGLGSQHLDHRLRSLDLSDRAAATAFELPFAEIEKADVIVLVGCDPRSELPLLGARLRKASKRGAHIHALNTLALDPIFTLASERVLAPAALVDVLLGLAKAANDAGHLPESSALAQAIAGLSADAAAQELVRTLADAASAVIVLGESVTTHAEAAWLRAAARFVAKATGSACNEIPLGANALGLGRAGVLPQGNGLDARAQVATPRQGYLLYGIESPLDFADGAAAWKAFAAAGQVVAFSAYASASLKDVADVILPIGLLPEIDASLTNVDGVVQRVAAGAKPPGDARPGWKVLRALGAALALEGFEFTTLDEVRAGLADIVSPAPAAPAARATTPVQGLVRIATTAIYRVDAVVRRATALNTHPLTRRACVTLHPEDALGLGLGAGTTARVNGVVLPVELSHAVPRGAAWVESGYPQTALLPPNGAGLTIARA; encoded by the coding sequence ATGAGCGCCCAGCCCGTCAACCCGAACACGCCACCGGATCACGTCGCCATCGAGATCAATGGCACGCCGACCTTCGCGCCGAAGGGCTCGATGATCATCCAGGCCGCGGACCGCCTCGGTATCGCGATTCCGCGCTTCTGCTACCACGAGAAGCTGCCGATCGCCGCGAACTGCCGCATGTGCATGGTCGAGGTCGAGATGGGCGGCCGGCCCATGCCGAAGCCGCAGCCGGCCTGCGCGACCCCGGTCGCCGACGGCATGAAGATCTTCACCCAGTCGCAGCGCGCGCTGTCGGCGCAGCGCAACGTGATGGAGTTCCTGCTGATCAACCATCCGCTCGATTGCCCGATCTGCGACCAGGGCGGCGAATGCGAGCTGCAGGATCTTTCGGTTGGCTACGGCCGTTCGGTCAGCCGCTTCGCCGAACGCAAGCGCACGATCCCGGACGAGGACCTCGGCCCGCTGGTCGAGACCGAGATGACGCGCTGCATCCAATGCACGCGCTGCGTGCGCGTCATGGCCGAAGTGGCCGGCACCTATGAACTCGGCGGCATGGAGCGTGGCGAGCGGCTGCAGATCGGCACTTGGGTCGGCAAGCCGCTGATGAGCGAACTGTCCGGCAACGTCATCGACGTCTGCCCGGTCGGTGCGCTGACCAACAAGGTGTTCCGTTTCCGTGCGCGGCCGTGGGAACTCATCGCCCGTGAGTCGATCGGCTACCACGATGCGCTCGGCTCGAACCTGTGGCTGCACACACGTCGCGGCGAGGTGTTGCGCACGGTGCCGCGCGACAACGAAGCGATCAACGAGTGCTGGTTGTCCGACCGCGACCGCTACAGTCATCAGGGGCTGGATTCGGACGATCGTGCGCGCAAGCCGCTGGTCAAGCGCAACGGCGCGTGGTGCGAGGTCGAGTGGGATGAAGCGCTGCGCGCTGCCAGCGATGCGCTGCGCGCAGTGCCGACGGGCGATCTCGGCGTGCTCGTGCACGGCGCGACCTCGACCGAGGAAGGCGCGCTGCTGCGCCGCCTCGCCCACGGTCTCGGCAGCCAGCATCTCGACCACCGCCTGCGATCGCTTGATCTTTCCGATCGCGCCGCGGCGACCGCGTTCGAGCTGCCGTTCGCCGAAATCGAGAAGGCCGACGTCATCGTCCTCGTCGGTTGCGATCCGCGCAGCGAACTGCCGCTGCTCGGCGCACGCCTGCGCAAGGCGTCGAAGCGGGGCGCGCACATCCATGCGCTCAACACGCTCGCGCTCGATCCGATCTTCACGCTGGCCAGCGAGCGCGTGCTCGCACCGGCCGCCCTCGTCGATGTGCTGCTGGGCCTGGCCAAGGCCGCCAACGATGCCGGTCACCTGCCGGAATCCTCGGCGCTGGCCCAGGCGATCGCCGGACTGTCCGCCGATGCCGCCGCGCAGGAATTGGTCAGGACGCTTGCCGATGCCGCTTCGGCCGTCATCGTCCTCGGCGAATCGGTGACGACGCATGCCGAAGCGGCCTGGCTGCGTGCCGCGGCGCGTTTCGTTGCCAAGGCCACGGGCAGCGCCTGCAACGAGATTCCGCTCGGCGCCAATGCGCTCGGCCTCGGCCGTGCCGGCGTGCTGCCGCAGGGCAATGGTCTCGATGCGCGCGCCCAGGTCGCCACGCCGCGCCAGGGCTACCTGCTGTACGGCATCGAGTCGCCGCTGGATTTCGCCGATGGCGCGGCGGCCTGGAAGGCCTTTGCCGCCGCTGGCCAGGTCGTCGCCTTCTCCGCGTACGCGAGTGCGTCGCTCAAGGATGTCGCCGATGTGATCCTGCCGATCGGCCTTCTCCCTGAGATCGATGCCAGCCTCACCAACGTCGATGGCGTCGTCCAGCGCGTCGCCGCAGGCGCGAAGCCGCCCGGCGATGCGCGCCCAGGCTGGAAGGTGCTGCGCGCGCTTGGTGCCGCGCTGGCACTTGAGGGCTTCGAGTTCACCACCCTCGACGAAGTGCGTGCCGGCCTCGCCGACATCGTTTCGCCCGCGCCCGCCGCGCCGGCCGCGCGCGCGACGACGCCGGTGCAGGGCCTTGTGCGCATCGCGACCACGGCGATCTACCGCGTCGATGCGGTCGTGCGCCGCGCCACGGCGCTCAATACGCATCCGCTCACGCGCCGCGCCTGCGTCACCCTGCATCCCGAGGACGCGCTCGGCCTCGGCCTCGGTGCCGGTACCACTGCGCGTGTCAACGGCGTAGTGCTGCCGGTCGAGCTCAGCCATGCCGTGCCGCGTGGCGCTGCCTGGGTCGAATCGGGATATCCGCAAACCGCCCTGCTGCCGCCGAACGGCGCGGGCCTGACGATCGCGAGGGCCTGA
- a CDS encoding SDR family oxidoreductase, with protein MNAKPRGYALVTGASAGIGSAFARELARRGHDLVLTARRADRLDQLAGELRASAGIDVRTLPCDLADPAAPAFLAGETARAGLAIDMLVNNAGYGVTGYFLAQPWEVQATFLQVLVTAPTELCHRLLPGMRERGHGRIVNVASLAAHVPGSAGQTLYAGAKSYLVKLSQALTLEYAHEGVHACAVCPGFTWSEFHDVTGSRALMSKLPRWMWMDADTVARQGLDAVERGEAVYVNGRVNRTIKTLFKLLPDRLALRMIGRRSRQFRKASAD; from the coding sequence ATGAACGCGAAACCGCGCGGCTACGCCCTCGTCACCGGCGCCTCGGCCGGCATCGGCAGCGCCTTCGCGCGCGAACTGGCGCGTCGTGGGCATGACCTCGTGCTGACCGCGCGCCGCGCCGACCGCCTCGACCAGCTCGCCGGCGAACTGCGCGCCAGCGCCGGCATCGACGTGCGCACCCTGCCCTGCGATCTCGCCGATCCGGCCGCGCCGGCCTTCCTGGCGGGGGAAACCGCACGTGCCGGACTCGCCATCGACATGCTCGTCAACAACGCGGGCTACGGCGTGACCGGCTACTTCCTCGCCCAACCCTGGGAGGTGCAGGCGACCTTCCTGCAGGTCTTGGTCACCGCGCCGACCGAGCTATGCCATCGCCTGCTGCCCGGCATGCGCGAGCGCGGGCATGGGCGCATCGTCAATGTCGCCTCGCTCGCCGCCCATGTGCCGGGCTCGGCCGGCCAGACCCTGTATGCCGGCGCCAAGAGCTACCTGGTCAAGTTGTCGCAGGCACTGACTCTCGAATACGCCCATGAAGGCGTGCACGCCTGTGCCGTCTGCCCCGGTTTCACCTGGTCGGAATTCCACGACGTCACCGGCTCACGCGCGCTGATGTCGAAGCTGCCGCGTTGGATGTGGATGGACGCCGACACCGTCGCCCGCCAGGGCCTCGACGCAGTCGAACGCGGCGAGGCCGTGTACGTCAACGGCCGTGTCAACCGCACGATCAAGACCCTGTTCAAGCTGCTGCCCGACCGCCTCGCCCTGCGCATGATCGGGCGGCGCAGCCGGCAATTCCGCAAGGCGTCCGCCGACTGA